One part of the Neodiprion virginianus isolate iyNeoVirg1 chromosome 3, iyNeoVirg1.1, whole genome shotgun sequence genome encodes these proteins:
- the LOC124299534 gene encoding ATP-dependent DNA helicase pif1-like, which yields MGNPNIEISEEIYNEALISIEDMCLMMSNKLLIQLGLAAPNRPMHDAFNQELHREKLYDLNTLKELIQMNLPLLNEQQKYVFDTLMKVTNDETGGIYFLDAPGGTGKTFLISLILATIRSQNKIALALASSGIAATLLEGGRTAHSALKLPLNMQSNETPTCNISKNSAMAKVLQQCKLIVRDECTMAHKKSLEALDRTLKDLRSNHNRFGGAMILLAGDFRQTLPVIPRSTPADELNACLKSSNLWKHVKVLHLSKNMRVELQNDQFGKIFSKQLIDIGNGKFPIDMLTGCINFPQSFCQLTRLKDELIQKVYPDVSQNYRNHDWLSERAILAAKNIDVNELNLKIQEQITGESRTYKSVDSATNQDDVVNYPPEFLNSLDLPGLPPHNLQLKVGSVVIMLRNINQPRLCNGTRLAIKKLLNNVIEATILKGKYKGEDVLIPRIPMIPTDVPFE from the coding sequence ATGGGGAATCCAAATATAGAAATCAGTGAAGAAATTTACAACGAAGCATTGATTTCAATTGAGGACATGTGCTTGATGATGTCAAACAAACTATTAATTCAATTAGGCCTGGCCGCGCCCAATCGTCCAATGCATGATGCTTTTAACCAAGAATTGCATCGAGAAAAACTGTATGATCTCAATActttgaaagaattaattcaaatGAATCTTCCACTGTTGAATGAACAACAGAAGTATGTATTTGATACTCTTATGAAAGTAACAAATGATGAAACTGGAGGAATTTACTTCTTAGATGCACCTGGTGGTAcaggaaaaacttttttgatttcattaaTATTAGCAACAATTCGCtcacaaaataaaattgcacTCGCACTCGCTTCGTCGGGAATCGCAGCAACTTTGCTTGAAGGTGGTCGAACAGCCCATTCAGCACTaaaattgccattaaatatgCAAAGCAATGAAACTCCAACCTGCAACATTTCGAAGAACTCTGCAATGGCAAAGGTTTTACAGCAATGTAAATTGATTGTTCGGGATGAATGCACGATGGCACATAAAAAATCTTTGGAGGCTTTAGACAGAACCTTAAAAGATCTACGGAGCAATCATAACCGATTTGGTGGTGCAATGATTTTATTAGCAGGAGATTTTCGTCAAACATTGCCAGTGATTCCACGATCAACGCCAGCTGATGAACTCAATGCATGTCTAAAGTCCTCCAATTTGTGGAAACATGTCAAAGTACTTCATTTAAGCAAGAATATGCGTGTCGAGTTGCAAAATGAccaatttggaaaaatattctctAAACAACTCATTGACATTGGTAATGGCAAATTTCCTATAGACATGTTGACTGGCTGCATTAACTTTCCTCAAAGTTTTTGTCAGTTAACTCGATTAAAAGATGAACTTATTCAGAAGGTGTATCCAGATGTTTCTCAAAATTACAGAAACCATGATTGGTTGAGCGAACGAGCTATATTGGCTGCAAAAAACATAGATGtaaatgaattgaatttaaaaattcaagaacaaATTACAGGCGAATCGAGGACATATAAATCAGTTGATTCGGCTACTAATCAAGATGATGTAGTCAACTATCCACCGGAATTCTTAAACTCGCTGGATTTGCCAGGATTGCCACCTCACAATCTTCAATTAAAGGTTGGATCGGTAGTTATAATGTTGCGAAATATCAACCAACCGCGTCTTTGCAACGGCACACGGttagcgataaaaaaattactaaacaATGTGATAGAAGCAACTATACTGAAAGGAAAGTATAAAGGAGAAGATGTTCTCATACCGCGCATCCCAATGATTCCGACTGATGTGCCATTTGAGTAA